The DNA segment GTGGGTGCTGAGAGATTTCACTGGATAAGTGTTTTGTTGATGGCACTAGCTGATAAGTCAGGGGGATCACGATCACCACAATCACAAGGCTGCAtcttctggggaccatgaatgtctgaacaaaaTTTCAAATGACATTTCAATGGACATTGCCAACTGCAAACCCATGTAGCTGGCATGGCTTAAAGGCAGAAAACGGACCATAATAGCTCACtgagccatattgtttttttgtttttttttatggaacTTGTGCATGAAATGGGAGAAGGTCCAGAGGAATAAAAAGCTGGTTGAAAGTATCTATGAAAAACAACGAGAAAGCCGTTGACAAAAAACTGACAGGCTCTCTCTGCCATTTTGCATCTACTTTTGAGACGGTCCCTAACGTTATTGAGTTATTCTCGCATTTACTGTCAACCACAAAAAAGGAAACTCAGCTGTTCATATCTgaataatgtactgtatttgtattcatttacaTTCCTTTTCAACACGTTATACAGTAATTTAgatgtttaacattttttcacattaccTTTATCTTTCAAATGCACTTCtagttaaataaacacaatattaCCAAAACCCCAGTTACAATGCTCTATAAAACTTAATGAGATGGTAGTAAAGATGACATTTCCTGTCATGTATGCTTTTGTCTCCAACCCTGTGCACCTGAGTGAGTAACTAATTAGTAGTATCATTGTATAGCGTCAGCTGTCTAACTGCCTCACTAATGGACTGAAACAGTGCCTTACCCACACTGCCCGTCATGCTGACTGACATGACCGATACTTTGTGTGACTGGCTGCATGACCATCTGACAGAGCagctaactgactgactgactaaacAACCGAGGATCTGAGGGAGTGACTGTGGCTGTGGGGGCAGCTGATCGACTGTCAGTAGACTCTAAATACAAGGTAAGCAGCCATGCGTGTCCATGCCATGAGCAGGCTGAGTGACCAGCGGGCTAATAGCATGACCTCCTGCGTAATACTAtaaggagaggaggtggggtgacagaatgagagatGGTGACAGGGAGAGGTTGAGGATGTGCATGGCGAGCACAAGAAATATAGACAGAAATCGTGAAAAACTGTGGCAAGAAAATAGCctgaatttcttcttcttttcttcttcttctcctttttttttttttttttttttttttttaaagtgctgtCATGGCCTGTCGTCACTGGAGGCATTCAGGTAGAAGACCTGACAGACAGGGCCACACACCTATATTagaggacaaagaggagagattggtgagaatgagagagaggaggtaaaATAGTGAAGGTTCGTACTTCTCAAAACCGAAGAGAGTGTGAGGGAAGAGAGAGTCAAGATAAGGGAGAAGACTTAGAGATGTGTTAGAGAATTTTTACGAGTTCATGTAGGTGTAATAGCAAAAGATCGCCTCCATGTCCCTTTGGGctacaaaaaatatgaattgtGGCTGTGGTCTCGTTTTGGTATGTTTATGACTGCAATTGTGTGTCGACATCTTTGTACTTTGACAGTAAGTGTTCATGCCAAATCATTTTTGTGATTGtgattcatttgtgtgtgtgtgtctttttctgtgcCCCCCAGGGCAACACTGAGTTTCCTAGAGGGCGGAAGCAATGATGACAACTATTTAATTCTCTTGTGGTGTTACAGTAAGAATGATAACACTAACATGGCACTTTTGCTAAAGAAATTGCCTGTAACCACAAATTCAGATAGAGGAAGCACTATTGAGGGTTTTTGCATTGAGCCATCATTGCTGTATTGTTGCTGTGGGAATGCATTTTCTGTTACATTtggaaaaagacacaaatgaaTGTATGCTATGGCCAGGTATGTTTGCTCTTGTTTAGTAGCTCCCCTTATTTAGCTGAGCTGACAGCTTAATGCAGCCACATCAGGATACTAAGCTTGAATGGCATATGCGTATTCATCCGTCACATTCCACATTGAATTGTGTTCATATTTGAACCACAACAGAATGATGTATCCACAAGcagttacacatacacatgtacacttttttttactattgtacattttttataatGGTAACATGTTACCTCCTGCACTTCCCACACTGTCAGTCCCATTTGTTGCAAAGTAAAACCAACCCTGTTGCCAGAATAGAACACTGACATTGTACAATTCTGCAAAACCCGGAATTAAGTTGAACGTCCAGTGCCAGTGTTGATGAAACTACTTCTTCCTACTGTACAGGATGTGTGCATGACGACTCAAGCATGGCTAATGTTCTGGCTTCAGTTTAATAACATTCGCTACAGGTCTGACAGGACTCAAACGTCAAGTTGGTgctacacacacctgtacttCCTGCTTTGCTGCATAAAGGGCACACTGCTTACTGCACTGACACTGGGAAAATGGAACTAGATATAAATCATGTGCTGCACATTAATCTTGTATGAATGTAATTCCTCACAATCCTGGGCTGGTAAAACTGCACACAGACGTGTTATTGGGGCGAAATCTTAGCCTTTCAGTGCAGCGGTTGGTAATACTCGTATATCCTTGAACTTTTGACAGTTGGTACAAAGAGGGATATAATGAGTGGGACCTCTTTGTGAGACTAGAGGAATCCACTATGAAACAGCTTATTATGATGCACAATGCCATGATTTTCTGGATTGATGGTGTTTTTGTGCCAATTTCATTCACATCAAAATATCAGTGCCACAGTCATAATAGAGTtagagaataaaacatgtttcatttatcTAAAATTTCATCAGTAAATGGCACATTTCAGTGTCAGGTCACCTGAATGAAAGAGATAGTTCTTAGTTTTACCAACTTACCCATttagcaaacaaaaagaaaaaaaaaatgaagtggaAGACGAAGAAGTGTTAAAACAGCTCCACTTCACCATATGACATGAATCAATGTTTCTGTGGTGAACTTGGTACGACCAAAAATCTCGGGGTTACACGGTGTGTTTATGCTGAGGGCAGCAGCTCCTTTGAGTTACTGCTGGTTACAGCCCTACTTTTACTGTGCTGGCTCTATGAGCTGTAGATTGTTTGTGTCAAATGTGTAGACCAAAAAACTGCAGGAAAGTTTTGGTTGGTCTTAAATATGTCAGTATTTTTGTGCTCATATGGACTTACACACAGCCACTATGCCACTTTGCTGCTTGCTAGTccattttctctgcttctgcctgtttttgtaactttgtggCTGCAAATAAATGCACTTGCACCCAGCTGTGGTTGTGTTTATGCAGATCACATGCCGCAGGGCAGCCTGAAATTGTGCCTGTCTTATGCCTTTTTGCTTGCTCAAACCAGCCATTTTTGCACatgcagctgcaaacacacctgcaaacacaacTTTTCTGAGTTGTCACATTGCTTTGACCTTTTAGCCTTTGACACAATGGTGCCTAAACTTAAACTATATTTCTCATTATACCgtgtttttattatgtgacTTACTCTTGAGCATATCAGAGAAATGTCTCAcagaaaactgaacattagAATTTGACTTTACAACTTAATGCTCCAAAGactcttttatatatatatatatatatatatatatatatatatatatattttttttttattcatatgatGATTTATATGATATGAAACACTATGCGATGCCTTCAAAGTAAGAGTTGCTTTACCCCTGTGTTGCAGTTTAAGAAACAACTGTACAAAGTTGCACCTACGCGCTGTCCAGTCATTTCATACAGTTTGCTGCTGAACAGAGTCTCTGTAGTAAATGGGGGTTAAGTACATCACTCAAGGGCAAGTAGATGGCAGTTGCAGAAGGAGCAAGGAGTGCTGCCCATTCAGTGAAGTCCAGATCTTCCCATCTGGTCTGGATATAAGCCTGCATTTTGAAGGATACTGGGACtccttttgatattttattcaaCTAAAATGACCCTGTTTTCTGATCTATGCCGTTAAGAGATTCAGCAAAGagggagacacacactgatgacaaCACTCCAACTTGCTGTCCTGAGTTACCCTATGCCAGTATGCAGTTtctagttttagtttttatgaaCAGTGGGCCTTTTAAGTTGAAAATCCGCTCTAAGGAATTCTAAGCAAGTAGCTGAAAAACACACTCTATAAAACCTTCTCACACTCATACTTCACACAGTCTGACACCCTAAATATTTGGTCACAAACAGAGTGATTTCAgccagtgtctgtctgtgtccttgACTGTGCTTCATTGTGCATGTACAtgcatctgtctgttttttcttcatctcattgAAGGACTGCCCTTATTCCTCCAGTGAATGCTGTTGTGCTATTAGTAaggctacacaaacacacatgctcacacacatacacacacgcacagacatcTTGATTGTGTGACAAGGTGAGGAAAAACTCAGGCTGATGGATGCAATTTTCCATCCAGCTCTTCTTTTTAACTCGTCCTCTATTTACCCTCTCTAACTCATTCTGTTGCATTTTTGGcactcttttatttattttcaatctgCTTGTCCAATTCAGGGGTGCTGGCAGAGTTTTCCATAAGCGCCGGCTGTCGGCAGGATGGCCggacattaaaacatttccagCCAACTACTTTCTCACTGTTTCAAGTCACGTCGCCgtcactttttatgaccttataACCTTATAACTTTGagggattttagtcatcggacgtctggatcttaagttatcagagaaacaagctgagcagaCATCCCCTCCTGCAGCCCCTCCTCATGTCCTGTGTCCACCCAATGAGTGAGTGTTTTTACCAGTTCTAATtacctggtctgtttgttttggtagGGAGGAGACCTCTGCAGATAATTCAGCTCCCAGTGAAGACCTCCTCAATGACTGAAACTGAAGGAATCCTAACAAGCTGAACATAGAGAAAGAAGGTGAGTTAATGTTTGCGGCAGCTCAGCTAACAGCCTGCAGCCCCTCATGATGTCCTGTGTCCACTAAAGAGCGTAAGATAGACACtgatttttaacataaaaatgctttattcagtgtttttactggttttaatggtggaggtggagatAAATAATAGCTACCAGTAAAAACCTCCTAAACAATGTACAATGAAGGATTCCTAACctggaaataaaacagcaatgaGATGTTTAACAATGAAGACATCTCCCATAATCCCACACTAATTCAAGACAACTTCAAACACCATCTTGTGATATTGTGATTGAGAGACCCTTAGCTGCAGAAAGTGTGTCGaatttttgtttactttgtaaAAGGAACGAGGAATTTGTTACCatctttactttaaataaaaagaaaatagagagtAGCCTCAAACGTGTGTCATGATGGACAAGTTAAGCTCATGttgctgaacagcagcagaggcacaGACTTACAGAATTTAAAGCAACAATTTGACAGTCAGTTTAGGAAGTAGGGAAGTGTTAGATGAGAAGAATGATAGCACTTCCatcagagcgagagagagagacttgttactttatattcatttgaattttaaacatgaataaaaaattcTGTTGCTAAGTAACACTTTGCATCCAAAAtttcaaaagtttttttctttggacttttgtgtttgtggaagtTACAGTTTCTGTAGTTTTCTGTTTAACATTGTGCTGTTACTAGAGATGTAAGAAGACATGGACATGTATGGTCCTCCAGTGGATCTATCTTTTAGATCTCTGGCCCAAATTTCAGGTAAGATCACTGTCTGAGCTTCTTAAATTgacagtagttgctttgtttttatattttcttctgGTGTGCATAAtatttccactgttttctgTCGGAGTTAGCTTTGAGGTAATAACAGTTAAGTATGCTAACATTTATCATAGTATTACAGTGCCGTGGAAgggtgttatttttatttcagctgcatttcCTGTTCAAACCCTTAGCTGTGTATTCCTCTTTGACACATCGGTCAGTTGCAAGATTTCACGTGTAAAGTGCTATGATTAAAGTattgacacatactgtattttccaTGTTGTAACAAACTAGATAGTGTTGTAGTTACTGAATAGGACACCTGAAAAAAGACTACACTGTTAAAGCTTTTGGTAGTAAATATACCGAAGACTCCTCATTTCTTTGCTGAAGTCTCCAGTGCTCCAGTCTTAcacctaaaataaaataaaaataaatctacacCTAAATAAACCAACAGATGTCTTTTAGCTCCAGAAATATGAATGTGAATATTCAAGAAAAGCTTGCCAGTACTTTATATCACAGTAATGACTTTATTTGTGGTTCAGATGCACTGGCAGCAAAACCCCAAAATCGCCACCGGTCTGCAAAAACAAACTCGGAAGGGAAGTATGTGTGTTGCTCTATGATTCTCAATAACAACAAGCTCCCAAACCTTGTTGGCTTCCTTGACGTTCTCAATCATTTTGTGGACCAACCATTGAAGCTCATGTGGCTGGACATGTCCTTCAACAAGCTCAAAAGCATAGACCCGGTGAGATTTCTCCCTTCCGCCTTTTCATAGCTtatttatatttgcatgtttgcctctttaagtttttctttctttctttcttggatCACACAAATACCACTCATGTCATTTGAATACAATTATAtttgcttttatccaaagcccAAGAAGAACAAAGCCAATTAcattgaaaaagagaaatgtttgaCTAATTAAACTCTAATGAAAGATCCACATTTAAGAACCAGCTGAAACAAAAGCCAGTACACCCTTCTTTAGaaagattgttttattttttttatatcttgtATGTCTGCCTTTATTTTGGAAGACAGATTTGATCCTTCTGGGCCTGGATGATACCAGtcttgattttgttgttttaccttCCACTTTAAAATACTCCAAAAGTGTTCTACTGAAACAAGTCCATAATTGTCCTGGTCATAGTTTTCCAGTTTTTGAGGATAGCCACTGCACCCTCTGTTAATGTCAGTGTGGCTCTTCCTACTTCACTGTCTTATCTGGGCACTTCACACCTACTAatattatttatgcatttacaTGTTATTGATTTCAATTTACAATTAAGCTGATTATGATAGAGTGTGTTTGCATTCCAGGTTTTGTGCAAGCTGCATGAGCTGCGTGTGCTGTACTTGCACGGCAACAGAATCACGAAGATTGCAGAGGTAGACAAGCTGAAAG comes from the Seriola aureovittata isolate HTS-2021-v1 ecotype China chromosome 21, ASM2101889v1, whole genome shotgun sequence genome and includes:
- the LOC130162008 gene encoding leucine-rich repeat-containing protein 51-like is translated as MDMYGPPVDLSFRSLAQISDALAAKPQNRHRSAKTNSEGKYVCCSMILNNNKLPNLVGFLDVLNHFVDQPLKLMWLDMSFNKLKSIDPVLCKLHELRVLYLHGNRITKIAEVDKLKELQHLRTITLHGNEIENQKGYRRYVISNLTQLKMMDFSAVTRDERVMAGIWRHSKIQSKGTKESSHD